The stretch of DNA CTTTCAATAGTAAAGACAACAAAGAAGGTTTTTTGCAACAAGATTTCTTCCTGATTTATATTTTTCCCTTCGTTAATTTATATATTTCACTCCTTCGGCCACCTTTATCGCCGTATCCTTTTCCGTCTGTGCCCGAATCATAAACATACGGTTATTCATCTCCCAGATGATTGTAACCAGGGAGTCTTTCACGACAAGCGTTCCCTCATGCCCGTTGATATTTTCTGTTTTTGAAATTAGAAGAGGAGTAACTATTGAAGTCATTTTTTACCTGTACCATCAATCTTTAGGAGAATATCTTTGAGCTTTTGCGGAAACGGTATCTCCATTTTTGCGGCGTTTTCGAGTATGCTAATACCTTCATTGGACAGATAAAACATGATAAGCATTGTTCTGAGAAAACTGCCCGAACCAATTATATATTGGTCAATAATATTTCCTAGTGCAACCAGGGCAAATATCAATACCTTTCTGCAGACACCTTTAAATCCGATATTACTCGAAACTTTCTTCTCGTAAATCGCCAACAGCAAACCGGTTACATAATCAATTGCCACAAACGCAACCAGCGCATAAATCAGAGAGTCAACTCCCCCTATTAAAGATCCTAAAACGCCTCCTAAAAGAGCGAGCATGATCTTGAAATTATTTACAAACATATCCACTTTAACTCACCCTATGCAAGTTTTTTTTCAAACCATTTTTTTAATTTTTGCAGAGCTCGTCTTTTCGTCTGGTTGACTGCTTGTCTGCTAATTCTATAAATACCTGCAGTCTCCGTTACTGTATAGCCCAACAAATAAATCATCTTGACGATGAATAATTCCGATTCAGTCAGCACATGATCAATACCTGTCAATTCTAGTTTTAGATATGGGTCGGTGGTAGCCGATGCAGCTTCGGCATAATAAAGTTCGCTGTCGCTAAGAGCCGAATACGGTACAAAATTCTGAAGTCTTTTCATGGCCAGTAATCTTTTTATATAGTTACTGCGGATAGATGTACATATATAAGAAATAAGGATCCCTTCACTTGTGTCGCGCATACGATCAATCCGAATATTATTGAGAAACTCGATGAAATCAAAAAGAAGATCGTTATAAGCATCATCATAATAGAGCTTATAAGCATATTTTCTTAACAACGGATCGAATTTTCTAATTAGTGTTAAAGTCGCACTACTATCACTTGTTTGTGATTGGACAATCAGATCCTTAATCATTAGGCATACCACCCTTCGACTGCTAAAGAGATGGAATGCCAAACTTTGTAAACCCCGAAAATTAATTTTCTAACATCAGTTTCACCTTCTTCAATAAAAAAAACAGGAATCGTAGCAATTAAACTGCTTTCCTGCCCTTTTACACTCTTATGGAGATATAATATTTTTACGTTAAGGAACGCAATTTATTGCCAGCATAAAATTAAAGGTTAAATTATAAATAGCATACCGTTCACTCTACATTTTTACTTTAATGGCTTAATAATGAGTAATTTACATTTTTATCTTTTTCCTTTATGTCTATATAAGACAATCCAAGAATTAATTTGCAACATTTTCATTTATACTTTTATGCTTTTCCTCCGATTTACACAGAAAATCAAAAAATAAGCCTTCCCCGAAAAGGGAAGGGACACAAAAGCTGTTCGTCAACAAAGATGACAAACGGATAATCACTTGGGGTAAATGTTACATATATATTTTAAATAACGGCCAAATCTAAAAGGAACCTTATAAAAATGGCTGAAAGCGTGACCTTGATAAAACAATTTAAATTGAGGTGTTGCAAAAAGAATTGTGGATTGTCTTTACATAATAAGAAGTGTTATAGGAGGGTTTCTAATGAAACAGGGTATTATTATCAATAAAGAGAATAATTACTAAAAAAAGTGGTGCAGCCAACTCAAGTCCGTCACCATCCCGGCTAGTGTGACCCAAATTGGCGAAGCCCCTTTTCATTATACCGGTATTTCCAAACCGGTTATCATTGACCAGGGTAAAATACTTTGCTATGTTCCGGTTAGTTACACCAGCTATACCATACCGGATACCGTCACCGAAATAAATGCCGGCGCCTTTTATAATTGCAAAGACCTTCAATCAGTCACCATGCCGGAGAGCGTAACCCAAATTGGTGATAAGACATTCTCGCATTGCACCAGCTTGAAATCAATCAAATTTCCCGAAGTGATCACAAGCATAGGAAAAGGTGCCTTTTGCAATTGCAATAAATTAACCGTAATCACAATCCCCCGCGGTGTGACCTCAATAAACAAGGGCTTGTTTCAGGACTGCGGGAGTTTGATCTCAATAACCATCCCGGATGGCGTGACTTCAATCAGCAATAAAGCATTTTATGAGTGTGCCAACTTGAGCTTCATCACTATTCCAGACAGTGTGACCCTTATTGGCAACATGGTGTTCGAGGGTTGCGACAGCTTTACGATTATCTGTTCGAATGGCTCGTATGCACAGCAATATGCAATCCGAAACGTTATTCAGTTTACGACCGCTAAAAACGTAACCCCGCCAGGCGTAACTGCGTCACCCGTGCAAATATCCGGATCGGTGGACGGCAAAGCCTTTGTCTTTCCTTCTTTTTCGGTAGTGTCGTGCATGATAATTTGAACACTTCCTAGCGCACGGGAAATCAGGCCTCAAGCTCAAAATTTATGTTTAGCGTATAAGATCTACGTTTTGTTGGCGGTACCCCATAAAGATCTTGAATGTATTAGAACAATACATTCAAGATCTTTTGGTTTTTATTATGAAAATATAATTATGCTTTTAAAAAAAATTTTTGCTAAGGTTTACAAATAGCTATATATTTTCTCTTTTCTATATAGCCGGCTAGATAATAAATGAAAAGGATGTGTTTTTAAGCGTCTAATTCTTGCTGCTTGTCAAAACTCAACTATCACCAATCCGTTGCCAGCTTGGAGAATAAAACATTATCAGGTAGTTGCAGCGTCAATGAAATATAAAAA from Desulfoscipio gibsoniae DSM 7213 encodes:
- a CDS encoding DUF4367 domain-containing protein, translating into MTSIVTPLLISKTENINGHEGTLVVKDSLVTIIWEMNNRMFMIRAQTEKDTAIKVAEGVKYIN
- a CDS encoding phage holin family protein, with protein sequence MFVNNFKIMLALLGGVLGSLIGGVDSLIYALVAFVAIDYVTGLLLAIYEKKVSSNIGFKGVCRKVLIFALVALGNIIDQYIIGSGSFLRTMLIMFYLSNEGISILENAAKMEIPFPQKLKDILLKIDGTGKK
- a CDS encoding RNA polymerase sigma factor, which encodes MIKDLIVQSQTSDSSATLTLIRKFDPLLRKYAYKLYYDDAYNDLLFDFIEFLNNIRIDRMRDTSEGILISYICTSIRSNYIKRLLAMKRLQNFVPYSALSDSELYYAEAASATTDPYLKLELTGIDHVLTESELFIVKMIYLLGYTVTETAGIYRISRQAVNQTKRRALQKLKKWFEKKLA
- a CDS encoding leucine-rich repeat domain-containing protein; the encoded protein is MTQIGEAPFHYTGISKPVIIDQGKILCYVPVSYTSYTIPDTVTEINAGAFYNCKDLQSVTMPESVTQIGDKTFSHCTSLKSIKFPEVITSIGKGAFCNCNKLTVITIPRGVTSINKGLFQDCGSLISITIPDGVTSISNKAFYECANLSFITIPDSVTLIGNMVFEGCDSFTIICSNGSYAQQYAIRNVIQFTTAKNVTPPGVTASPVQISGSVDGKAFVFPSFSVVSCMII